One window of Erwinia aphidicola genomic DNA carries:
- a CDS encoding HlyD family secretion protein, with the protein MDIMANQTPSVPDDENQQQNDHPQDDETPRKSPGKKPLIILAVVVVVMVIVALFFWLTTRNIETTDDAFTEADAVTIAPKASGYVTELKVKDNQRVKKGDLLVVIDPRDATAQREQAQAQLGLAQAQLHQAQAQLALARVQYPAQKDQALAQQARAQANYNNAQEDYKRQRGVDPRATSQRNIDAASAQLRSARAELTNAQAQVEVASQVALQIRQQETNVEARQSQVEQAQAQLNTANLNLSYTEVRAPYDGFVTKRNVQVGTLVQAGSSLFSLVSADTWIVANFKESQLARMKPGDKVEIGIDAWPDMKVEGHVDSVQMGSGSRFSAFPSENATGNYVKIVQRVPVKIVIDKGLDASHPLPIGLSVEPKVTVE; encoded by the coding sequence ATGGATATTATGGCTAATCAGACACCTTCCGTTCCCGATGATGAAAACCAGCAGCAAAATGACCACCCGCAGGACGATGAGACACCGCGCAAAAGCCCCGGCAAGAAGCCACTGATTATTCTGGCGGTGGTCGTGGTGGTGATGGTTATCGTCGCGCTGTTCTTCTGGCTCACCACCCGCAATATCGAAACCACTGACGATGCCTTCACCGAGGCGGACGCAGTGACCATTGCCCCGAAAGCATCGGGCTATGTCACCGAGCTGAAGGTGAAGGATAACCAGCGGGTGAAGAAGGGCGATCTGCTGGTGGTGATAGACCCGCGTGACGCCACTGCCCAGCGCGAACAGGCGCAGGCGCAGCTCGGTCTGGCACAGGCGCAGCTGCATCAGGCGCAGGCGCAGTTAGCGCTGGCCCGCGTGCAGTATCCGGCGCAGAAAGACCAGGCGCTGGCACAGCAGGCGCGTGCGCAGGCTAACTATAATAACGCCCAGGAAGACTATAAACGTCAGCGCGGCGTTGACCCGCGTGCCACCTCGCAGCGCAATATCGATGCCGCCAGCGCGCAGCTGCGCAGCGCCCGTGCCGAGCTGACGAACGCCCAGGCCCAGGTGGAAGTGGCCTCGCAGGTGGCATTGCAGATCCGCCAGCAGGAAACCAACGTCGAAGCGCGTCAGAGCCAGGTAGAACAGGCGCAGGCGCAGCTGAATACCGCCAATCTCAACCTCTCTTACACCGAAGTGCGCGCGCCGTATGATGGCTTCGTCACTAAGCGTAACGTGCAGGTCGGCACGCTGGTGCAGGCCGGTTCTTCGCTATTCTCGCTGGTCTCTGCCGATACCTGGATTGTGGCAAACTTCAAAGAGTCGCAGCTGGCACGCATGAAGCCGGGTGATAAAGTGGAGATCGGCATCGACGCCTGGCCGGACATGAAAGTGGAAGGGCACGTCGACAGCGTACAGATGGGCTCCGGCTCACGCTTCTCGGCCTTCCCGTCTGAAAATGCCACCGGCAACTACGTGAAAATCGTGCAGCGCGTGCCGGTGAAAATTGTGATTGATAAGGGACTGGATGCCAGTCATCCGCTGCCGATTGGCCTGTCGGTTGAACCGAAGGTGACGGTGGAATGA
- a CDS encoding DHA2 family efflux MFS transporter permease subunit, with protein MSSGQSWKPASNPWLVAMTVTLAVFMEILDTTIVNVALPHVAGSLSASYDESTWVLTSYLVANGIVLPISAFLSRLLGRKQFFLICIVMFTVCSFLCGIATELWQIILFRVLQGFFGGGLQPVQQSVLLDYFKPADRGKAFGLSSIAVIVAPVLGPTLGGWITDNYSWRWVFFINIPVGILSVLAIYQLLEDPPWERKWAKGKLRVDYIGISLITLGLGCLQVMMDRGEDEDWFQSSFIVTFALLALTGIVGAIYWLLYAKKPVVDLHVLKDKNFAVASLLMAGMAAILYGSSVVIPQLAQQDLGYTATLSGLVLSPGAVLIVLSIPLVLKLMPIIQTRWLIAFGFTLLCVSFIYSATLTPNIDFTTLVLMRSFQTIGLGFLFVPLTTIAFVTIPQKLNADASALFTMFRNVAGSIGISLSTAMITERSQARSAEMVHNMTPLNEPFNLAVERWAQGVRDFAHTVGDPVTIATGQLYQQMIVQSRFLAYIDVFMGLSLLALVLIPFCLLLAPIKSEGSAGAH; from the coding sequence ATGAGTTCCGGCCAGAGCTGGAAACCAGCCAGTAACCCGTGGCTGGTCGCGATGACCGTGACGCTGGCGGTGTTCATGGAGATCCTCGACACCACCATCGTCAACGTGGCGCTGCCGCATGTGGCAGGTTCGCTGTCGGCCAGCTATGACGAATCAACCTGGGTGCTGACCTCGTACCTGGTGGCGAACGGCATCGTGCTGCCGATCTCGGCGTTCCTCAGCCGACTGCTCGGGCGCAAGCAGTTCTTCCTGATCTGCATTGTGATGTTCACCGTCTGCTCGTTCCTCTGCGGCATCGCCACCGAGCTGTGGCAGATCATCCTGTTCCGCGTGCTGCAGGGCTTCTTCGGCGGCGGCTTACAGCCGGTGCAGCAGTCGGTCTTGCTTGACTATTTCAAGCCTGCCGACCGGGGTAAAGCGTTTGGCCTGTCATCGATCGCGGTGATCGTTGCGCCGGTGCTCGGCCCGACGCTCGGCGGCTGGATCACCGATAACTACAGCTGGCGCTGGGTGTTCTTTATCAACATCCCGGTCGGTATTCTTAGCGTGCTGGCGATCTACCAGCTGCTGGAAGATCCGCCGTGGGAGCGGAAATGGGCCAAAGGCAAGCTGCGCGTCGACTATATCGGCATCAGCCTGATTACCCTCGGCCTCGGCTGTCTGCAGGTGATGATGGATCGCGGCGAAGATGAAGACTGGTTCCAGTCGAGCTTCATTGTCACCTTTGCCCTGCTGGCGCTGACCGGCATTGTCGGGGCGATCTACTGGCTGCTGTATGCCAAAAAACCGGTGGTTGACCTGCACGTGCTGAAGGATAAAAACTTCGCGGTTGCCAGCCTGCTGATGGCGGGCATGGCGGCGATCCTCTACGGCAGTTCGGTGGTGATCCCGCAGCTGGCGCAGCAGGATCTGGGCTATACCGCCACGCTCTCAGGGCTGGTGCTGTCGCCCGGTGCGGTGCTGATCGTGCTGTCGATCCCGCTGGTGCTGAAGCTGATGCCGATTATCCAGACGCGCTGGCTGATTGCCTTCGGCTTTACGCTGCTATGCGTGTCGTTTATCTACTCGGCCACGCTCACCCCGAATATTGATTTCACCACGCTGGTGTTGATGCGCAGCTTCCAGACTATCGGGCTGGGCTTCCTGTTCGTGCCGCTCACCACCATCGCCTTTGTCACCATTCCGCAAAAGCTGAATGCGGATGCCTCGGCGCTGTTCACGATGTTCCGCAACGTTGCCGGATCGATCGGTATTTCGCTCTCCACCGCGATGATCACCGAACGCTCGCAGGCGCGCAGTGCGGAGATGGTGCATAACATGACCCCGCTCAATGAGCCGTTTAACCTGGCGGTTGAACGCTGGGCGCAGGGCGTCAGGGACTTTGCGCATACGGTCGGTGACCCGGTGACTATCGCCACCGGCCAGCTCTATCAGCAGATGATCGTGCAGTCGCGGTTCCTCGCCTATATCGATGTGTTTATGGGGCTGAGCCTCCTCGCCCTGGTTCTCATTCCATTTTGTTTACTGCTGGCGCCAATCAAAAGCGAGGGCAGTGCAGGTGCACACTGA
- a CDS encoding efflux transporter outer membrane subunit: MNVSSIFMRSRSALLVAATLALGACAVGPDYQAPKPVTPGSFNSMQSEGGSRPLAASTNPNWWKSFNDPQLDSLIERAIKGNLSLQQAVLRIAGARQQLNQARGAWAPSVNGNARFTRQQLGIKGELESEGVYDQLDQANTETDLRPALDSLSKPVGLYQGSFDASWELDLWGKVRRQVEMADAQQQQSVENRNDALVSLEAEVARAYLQLRGAQAITQTLQTQIDVAQQTLELTQSQQKNGLAPQTDVENARAQLNSLRAQLPQYQAQIHQAMNGLAVLTGRVPGALDSELMASKPLPALPKAVPVGVPSQLARRRPDVRQAEASLHAATANIGVSVAELFPSLSLTGQFGMRNSDASYLDNWSSHFYSFGPSVTIPIFQGGRLVSSVKLARAQQASAALGYRQTVLTALQDVENALVSYRSDQQQVEGLDDTVDALQNTFKLASDSYGQGLSTFIEALDAQRQLAQAQQQAEQARVQSSLDLVALYKALGGGWEAYQDVDLPQYSVFGPAENP; the protein is encoded by the coding sequence ATGAACGTTTCTTCCATTTTTATGCGCTCGCGTAGCGCGCTGCTGGTCGCGGCAACGCTGGCGCTCGGCGCCTGTGCGGTGGGGCCAGATTACCAGGCGCCGAAGCCGGTTACGCCGGGCAGTTTTAACAGCATGCAGTCTGAAGGCGGTTCTCGACCGCTGGCGGCATCCACTAACCCCAACTGGTGGAAATCGTTTAACGATCCGCAGCTCGACAGCCTGATCGAGCGGGCGATAAAAGGTAACCTCAGTCTGCAACAGGCGGTGCTGCGCATTGCCGGGGCACGTCAGCAGCTGAATCAGGCGCGCGGCGCGTGGGCACCGTCGGTAAACGGTAATGCGCGCTTTACCCGCCAGCAGCTGGGGATCAAGGGTGAGCTGGAGTCCGAAGGGGTTTATGACCAGCTTGACCAGGCCAATACGGAGACCGATCTGCGTCCGGCGCTCGACAGCCTGTCAAAACCTGTCGGGTTATATCAGGGCAGCTTCGATGCCTCGTGGGAGCTGGATCTGTGGGGCAAAGTGCGCCGCCAGGTTGAGATGGCCGACGCGCAGCAGCAGCAGTCGGTGGAAAATCGCAACGATGCGCTGGTGTCGTTAGAAGCGGAAGTGGCGCGCGCCTACCTGCAACTGCGCGGCGCACAGGCCATTACGCAGACGCTGCAAACCCAGATTGACGTGGCGCAGCAGACGCTGGAATTGACGCAGAGCCAGCAGAAAAACGGCCTGGCGCCGCAGACCGACGTGGAGAATGCCCGCGCCCAGCTGAACTCCCTGCGCGCACAATTGCCGCAGTATCAGGCTCAAATTCATCAGGCGATGAACGGGCTGGCGGTACTGACCGGCAGAGTACCCGGCGCGCTGGATAGCGAGCTGATGGCAAGCAAACCGCTGCCTGCGCTGCCTAAAGCGGTGCCGGTTGGCGTGCCGTCACAGCTGGCACGCCGCCGCCCGGACGTGCGCCAGGCGGAAGCCAGCCTGCACGCAGCAACGGCCAATATTGGCGTGTCGGTGGCGGAGCTGTTCCCCAGCCTGTCGCTGACCGGACAATTTGGCATGCGCAACAGCGATGCCAGCTATCTGGATAACTGGAGCAGCCACTTCTACAGCTTTGGTCCGTCGGTCACTATCCCAATTTTCCAGGGAGGGCGGCTGGTCTCCAGCGTCAAGCTGGCACGCGCGCAGCAGGCCAGCGCGGCGCTGGGCTACCGCCAGACGGTGCTGACTGCACTGCAGGATGTAGAGAATGCGCTGGTCAGCTACCGCAGCGATCAGCAGCAGGTTGAGGGGCTGGACGATACGGTGGATGCCTTGCAGAACACCTTCAAGCTCGCCAGCGACAGCTACGGTCAGGGGCTGTCGACGTTTATCGAAGCGTTGGACGCGCAGCGCCAGCTGGCGCAGGCGCAGCAGCAGGCCGAACAGGCGAGGGTGCAGAGCAGTCTCGATCTTGTCGCGCTATATAAAGCACTGGGCGGGGGCTGGGAAGCGTATCAGGACGTCGATCTGCCGCAGTATTCGGTGTTCGGCCCGGCGGAAAATCCGTAA